TAGTGTGCCCCTCACCCGGGATCAACCCGGATATTTTTCAGAACGCGTGCCTTTTCAATCAGCTCGCAATTTTCTTGTGCGACGCAGCATTTCTTCTCGCATATGCGAAACATGCAAGTCTGTCATGCATTTGGAGGCCTACCTGAATCACCCGTGAGACTGCATATAAGGAGCAACAACGAATAAAGACGTTTCTCCCTAGGGAAGCTCTTGAACTTCAAATGGGAATGATCACGATGACTATCGCAACCACGACTTCGACCCGTACCGGCAGCAGCCTTGTCCGTCGCGCTTTCGACCGCATGGTCGAAGCCCGGTCCAACCAGGCGCGCCGCTACGTAAACGGTTACCTTCTGTCCCTCGACGACGCAACGCTCGCAGCACACGGCTACGATCGCAAGCAGCTGGAACGCGAAGGGTCCCTGACCAACCCGTTCTAAGGGGCTCAGGCGCTAATCAAGGCACTGTGCACACGAAAAGGGTCTGCCGATCAATCGGCAGGCCCTTTTGTTTTGTCCATCTCACGCTGGTTGTCAGGCCTGATTGCGCCCGCGCACAAGGGTCAGCGTCAGCCAGCCGTCTTTCGGGCGCCTGCGATCCAGAACGAATCCCTGGCACCTATACGCGGACAGGATGCGCGGACCGTCTTCAATCCGCAGGCCGGACAGGACCAGCGTCCCCGACCGGGTCATCTGCGCGCCGATGGATTTTGACATGCGCATGAGTGGCCGCGCCAGGATGTTGGCAATCACGAGGTCAAACGGGCCGTATTCGCCAAAACGCCGGTCCTCAACCCCGTTTGCCGTGAAGCCGGACACCAGATGACCTGCGCCATTCAATCTGGCATTGCCCAAGGCGGTTCCGGTCGCGACCGGGTCGATATCGGTGGCCAGAACGGTCTGTCTGGCCTTGAGCGCAGCGGCGATTGCCAGGACCCCCGTCCCCGTGCCGAGATCCAGAATGCGCTCGTATTCGCGTAGCGAGAGCAGCCGGTCGATTTCCTCCAGACATCCGGCCGTTGTGCCGTGATGTCCTGTCCCGAAGGCGAGCGCCGCCTCGATTTCAAGGCCGATCGCGCCCGGCGGCACCTTGTTCCGGTCATGACTTCCGTGCACGAGAAACCGTCCCGCGCGCACGGGCTTCAGGCCTTCAAGGCTTTTTTCCACCCAGTTGATATCCGCCAGTTCCTCTGCCTCGACCGGTGCCGCGAACGCATCGCTGCCGACCCGGTCGAGAACCAGTTTCCGGGCCGCCTCAGCTTCCATGTCGAACAGAAGGATTTCGGCCGACCAGAACTTGCCGTCCTCGGAAGCCTCATAAATCGTGACCGGGTTGCCTTCGTCTTCGAAGGCCAGCGCGAGGATCTCCGAAATCCGTTTCGCTTCCAGTTCTTCAGCCACGATCCGAACGCGGATGGTTTTCATGCCGGTATCTGCCAAGATGGTTTGATCAAGGCATGCGGTATAGCCC
This region of uncultured Roseibium sp. genomic DNA includes:
- a CDS encoding 50S ribosomal protein L11 methyltransferase; protein product: MKTIRVRIVAEELEAKRISEILALAFEDEGNPVTIYEASEDGKFWSAEILLFDMEAEAARKLVLDRVGSDAFAAPVEAEELADINWVEKSLEGLKPVRAGRFLVHGSHDRNKVPPGAIGLEIEAALAFGTGHHGTTAGCLEEIDRLLSLREYERILDLGTGTGVLAIAAALKARQTVLATDIDPVATGTALGNARLNGAGHLVSGFTANGVEDRRFGEYGPFDLVIANILARPLMRMSKSIGAQMTRSGTLVLSGLRIEDGPRILSAYRCQGFVLDRRRPKDGWLTLTLVRGRNQA